Proteins encoded by one window of Microplitis demolitor isolate Queensland-Clemson2020A chromosome 6, iyMicDemo2.1a, whole genome shotgun sequence:
- the LOC103579893 gene encoding protein groucho isoform X2: MYSAPARHPVAPGAGGGSGAASGRASGFTVAETCERIKEEFNFIQQQYHTLKLEYEKLANEKTEMQRHYVMYYEMSYGLNMEMHKQTEIAKRLNAIIGQMMPALPQEHQQQVMNAVERAKQLTMTELNAIIGQQQQQGLQQLLQQIHAQQMPHGGVVGGIPPAASLLGFAGAAAAAAVAGGGVVPPHLTGPPPHPAATAAAVTAAAVQAQALLKSSDLQQHRAAANETPEADRKSITLTDERSTRHSVSPSDKFRSRTPDMEGDAKRRKEDKIHHDSDGEKSDQDLVVDVANEDGSSPHTNGDHLDHRENGTLDKLNPSNHGILSSINNNSNNNNNGGGGSGNSGSVGGGLSSVIGGSINSGGLIKERPPSRSGSSSARSTPSLKSKDIDKPGTPVGLPKGSRSCTPTMGAILGPLTSRGVYHPASSQQTSPQGYQGLQSRGSEPPQSPSSYSSLPYSRTSILGFDNHVRVPSTNGLNNISGGKPAYSFHMNGEGHLQPVPFPSDALVGPGIPRHARQITTLTHGEVVCAVTISNPTKYVYTGGKGCVKVWDMNNSSSLSSSSSSSSSSSSLSSSSVTTSAAAATGATSTAKPVSQLDCLQRDNYIRSVKLLPDGRTLIVGGEASQLSIWDLASPTPRIKAELTSAAPACYALAISPDSKVCFSCCSDGNIAVWDLQNQSLVRQFQGHTDGASCIDISADGSKLWTGGLDNTVRSWDLREGRQLQQHDFTSQIFSLGYCPTGEWLAVGMENSNVEVLHATKTDKYQLHLHESCVLSLKFASCGKWFVSTGKDNLLNAWRTPYGASIFQSKESSSVLSCDISTDDKYIVTGSGDKKATVYEVIY, translated from the exons aTGTACTCCGCACCGGCGAGACATCCAGTCGCTCCc GGTGCTGGTGGAGGCTCTGGAGCTGCGAGTGGACGTGCCAGTGGATTTACTGTTGCTGAAACATGTGAACGTATAAAAGaagaattcaattttatcCAGCAGCAATATCAcac cCTCAAACTTGAATATGAAAAATTGGCTAATGAAAAAACCGAAATGCAAAGGCATTACGTAATG tattacGAAATGTCTTATGGCCTAAATATGGAGATGCACAAACAg acTGAAATAGCTAAAAGATTAAACGCAATCATTGGGCAAATGATGCCTGCTCTACCACAAGAA CATCAACAACAAGTAATGAATGCCGTTGAAAGAGCGAAACAACTGACCATGACGGAACTCAATGCAATAATTGgg caacaacaacagcaaggATTGCAACAATTACTg CAACAAATACATGCACAACAAATGCCACATGGAGGAGTTGTAGGAGGTATACCACCAGCAGCGAGTCTTTTAGGATTCGCGGGTGCAGCAGCCGCGGCAGCAGTAGCTGGGGGTGGGGTTGTGCCACCTCATTTGACAGGACCGCCGCCGCATCCCGCAGCAACGGCCGCAGCTGTAACTGCAGCAGCGGTGCAAGCTCAAGCTTTACTTAAATCATCAGACTTACAGCAGCATCGCGCTGCTGCTAATGAAACCCCTGAAGCAGATCGTAAATCAATTACTCTCACTGATGAACGATCGACCAGACATTCTGTATCACCCAGTGATAAATTTCGATCACGTACACCGGATATGGAAGGTGACGCTAAACGACGTAAAGAAGATAAAATTCATCat gataGTGATGGTGAAAAGAGTGACCAAGATCTTGTTGTCGATGTTGCTAAtgag gaTGGATCATCGCCTCACACAAACGGTGACCATCTAGACCACCGCGAGAATGGAACACTAGATAAATTAAATCCATCCAATCATGGtattttatcttcaataaataataatagtaataataataataatggtggtGGTGGTAGTGGTAATAGTGGTAGTGTTGGTGGTGGACTAAGTAGTGTAATCGGTGGCAGTATTAACTCTGGAGGACTAATTAAAGAACGACCCCCGTCTCGCAGCGGAAGTTCATCAGCACGGAGTACACCCTCACTGAAAAGTAAAGAT ATAGACAAACCGGGTACGCCAGTGGGTTTACCGAAGGGTTCGCGCAGTTGTACCCCAACTATGGGAGCAATCCTTGGACCCTTAACGTCGCGAGGGGTTTACCATCCGGCCTCCTCGCAGCAAACCTCACCGCAGGGATACCAGGGCTTGCAGTCCCGAGGCAGTGAACCACCACAATCACCTTCCTCCTATTCTAGTCTACCCTATTCTAGAACGTCAATA CTTGGATTTGATAATCATGTACGTGTACCTTCCACAAATGGTCTAAACAACATTTCAGGCGGCAAACC aGCATATTCATTTCATATGAATGGTGAGGGACATTTGCAGCCAGTGCCTTTTCCGAGTGACGCTCTAGTTGGCCCCGGGATACCACGACACGCACGACAAATAACAACTTTAACTCATGGGGAAGTTGTATGCGCGGTGACCATATCAAATCCGACAAAATACGTTTACACTGGAGGTAAAGGCTGCGTTAAAGTATGGGATATGAACAATTCATCGTCTCTATCATCTAGCAGTAgttcttcttcctcttcttccTCGTTATCTTCTTCTTCGGTGACAACATCAGCAGCGGCAGCAACAGGAGCGACATCTACTGCAAAACCTGTTTCACAATTAGACTGTTTACAACGAGACAATTACATACGTTCGGTTAAATTATTACCAGATGGTAGGACGTTAATAGTGGGAGGTGAAGCTAGTCAATTAAGTATTTGGGATCTTGCAAGTCCGACGCCACGGATAAAAGCTGAATTGACATCCGCGGCACCGGCATGTTATGCTCTCGCGATATCGCCAGACTCAAAAGTATGTTTCAGTTGTTGCAGTGATGGCAATATTGCGGTTTGGGATTTACAGAATCAATCGTTAGTGAGACAATTTCAGGGGCACACTGATGGTGCCTCGTGCATTGATATTTCTGCAGACGGATCTAAACTGTGGACTGGAGGATTAGATAATACTGTAAGGTCCTGGGATTTACGTGAAGGCCGACAATTGCAACAACATGATTTTACGTCACAGATTTTCTCACTGGGATATTGTCCTACCGGTGAATGGTTGGCTGTGGGAatggaaaattcaaatgttGAGGTTCTTCATGCCACTAAGActgataaatatcaattacatTTACATGAATCTTGTGTACTGAGTTTGAAATTTGCGAGCTGTGGCAAGTGGTTCGTATCAACGGGTAAAGACAATTTGTTGAACGCCTGGAGAACTCCTTATGGTGCATCCATTTTCCag tcAAAAGAATCATCATCAGTGTTAAGTTGTGACATTTCAACAGATGACAAATATATTGTTACTGGATCTGGCGATAAAAAGGCGACAGTATATGAAGTGATATATTAA
- the LOC103579893 gene encoding protein groucho isoform X1: MYSAPARHPVAPGAGGGSGAASGRASGFTVAETCERIKEEFNFIQQQYHTLKLEYEKLANEKTEMQRHYVMYYEMSYGLNMEMHKQTEIAKRLNAIIGQMMPALPQEHGLQHQQQVMNAVERAKQLTMTELNAIIGQQQQQGLQQLLQQIHAQQMPHGGVVGGIPPAASLLGFAGAAAAAAVAGGGVVPPHLTGPPPHPAATAAAVTAAAVQAQALLKSSDLQQHRAAANETPEADRKSITLTDERSTRHSVSPSDKFRSRTPDMEGDAKRRKEDKIHHDSDGEKSDQDLVVDVANEDGSSPHTNGDHLDHRENGTLDKLNPSNHGILSSINNNSNNNNNGGGGSGNSGSVGGGLSSVIGGSINSGGLIKERPPSRSGSSSARSTPSLKSKDIDKPGTPVGLPKGSRSCTPTMGAILGPLTSRGVYHPASSQQTSPQGYQGLQSRGSEPPQSPSSYSSLPYSRTSILGFDNHVRVPSTNGLNNISGGKPAYSFHMNGEGHLQPVPFPSDALVGPGIPRHARQITTLTHGEVVCAVTISNPTKYVYTGGKGCVKVWDMNNSSSLSSSSSSSSSSSSLSSSSVTTSAAAATGATSTAKPVSQLDCLQRDNYIRSVKLLPDGRTLIVGGEASQLSIWDLASPTPRIKAELTSAAPACYALAISPDSKVCFSCCSDGNIAVWDLQNQSLVRQFQGHTDGASCIDISADGSKLWTGGLDNTVRSWDLREGRQLQQHDFTSQIFSLGYCPTGEWLAVGMENSNVEVLHATKTDKYQLHLHESCVLSLKFASCGKWFVSTGKDNLLNAWRTPYGASIFQSKESSSVLSCDISTDDKYIVTGSGDKKATVYEVIY, encoded by the exons aTGTACTCCGCACCGGCGAGACATCCAGTCGCTCCc GGTGCTGGTGGAGGCTCTGGAGCTGCGAGTGGACGTGCCAGTGGATTTACTGTTGCTGAAACATGTGAACGTATAAAAGaagaattcaattttatcCAGCAGCAATATCAcac cCTCAAACTTGAATATGAAAAATTGGCTAATGAAAAAACCGAAATGCAAAGGCATTACGTAATG tattacGAAATGTCTTATGGCCTAAATATGGAGATGCACAAACAg acTGAAATAGCTAAAAGATTAAACGCAATCATTGGGCAAATGATGCCTGCTCTACCACAAGAA CATGGCTTACAGCATCAACAACAAGTAATGAATGCCGTTGAAAGAGCGAAACAACTGACCATGACGGAACTCAATGCAATAATTGgg caacaacaacagcaaggATTGCAACAATTACTg CAACAAATACATGCACAACAAATGCCACATGGAGGAGTTGTAGGAGGTATACCACCAGCAGCGAGTCTTTTAGGATTCGCGGGTGCAGCAGCCGCGGCAGCAGTAGCTGGGGGTGGGGTTGTGCCACCTCATTTGACAGGACCGCCGCCGCATCCCGCAGCAACGGCCGCAGCTGTAACTGCAGCAGCGGTGCAAGCTCAAGCTTTACTTAAATCATCAGACTTACAGCAGCATCGCGCTGCTGCTAATGAAACCCCTGAAGCAGATCGTAAATCAATTACTCTCACTGATGAACGATCGACCAGACATTCTGTATCACCCAGTGATAAATTTCGATCACGTACACCGGATATGGAAGGTGACGCTAAACGACGTAAAGAAGATAAAATTCATCat gataGTGATGGTGAAAAGAGTGACCAAGATCTTGTTGTCGATGTTGCTAAtgag gaTGGATCATCGCCTCACACAAACGGTGACCATCTAGACCACCGCGAGAATGGAACACTAGATAAATTAAATCCATCCAATCATGGtattttatcttcaataaataataatagtaataataataataatggtggtGGTGGTAGTGGTAATAGTGGTAGTGTTGGTGGTGGACTAAGTAGTGTAATCGGTGGCAGTATTAACTCTGGAGGACTAATTAAAGAACGACCCCCGTCTCGCAGCGGAAGTTCATCAGCACGGAGTACACCCTCACTGAAAAGTAAAGAT ATAGACAAACCGGGTACGCCAGTGGGTTTACCGAAGGGTTCGCGCAGTTGTACCCCAACTATGGGAGCAATCCTTGGACCCTTAACGTCGCGAGGGGTTTACCATCCGGCCTCCTCGCAGCAAACCTCACCGCAGGGATACCAGGGCTTGCAGTCCCGAGGCAGTGAACCACCACAATCACCTTCCTCCTATTCTAGTCTACCCTATTCTAGAACGTCAATA CTTGGATTTGATAATCATGTACGTGTACCTTCCACAAATGGTCTAAACAACATTTCAGGCGGCAAACC aGCATATTCATTTCATATGAATGGTGAGGGACATTTGCAGCCAGTGCCTTTTCCGAGTGACGCTCTAGTTGGCCCCGGGATACCACGACACGCACGACAAATAACAACTTTAACTCATGGGGAAGTTGTATGCGCGGTGACCATATCAAATCCGACAAAATACGTTTACACTGGAGGTAAAGGCTGCGTTAAAGTATGGGATATGAACAATTCATCGTCTCTATCATCTAGCAGTAgttcttcttcctcttcttccTCGTTATCTTCTTCTTCGGTGACAACATCAGCAGCGGCAGCAACAGGAGCGACATCTACTGCAAAACCTGTTTCACAATTAGACTGTTTACAACGAGACAATTACATACGTTCGGTTAAATTATTACCAGATGGTAGGACGTTAATAGTGGGAGGTGAAGCTAGTCAATTAAGTATTTGGGATCTTGCAAGTCCGACGCCACGGATAAAAGCTGAATTGACATCCGCGGCACCGGCATGTTATGCTCTCGCGATATCGCCAGACTCAAAAGTATGTTTCAGTTGTTGCAGTGATGGCAATATTGCGGTTTGGGATTTACAGAATCAATCGTTAGTGAGACAATTTCAGGGGCACACTGATGGTGCCTCGTGCATTGATATTTCTGCAGACGGATCTAAACTGTGGACTGGAGGATTAGATAATACTGTAAGGTCCTGGGATTTACGTGAAGGCCGACAATTGCAACAACATGATTTTACGTCACAGATTTTCTCACTGGGATATTGTCCTACCGGTGAATGGTTGGCTGTGGGAatggaaaattcaaatgttGAGGTTCTTCATGCCACTAAGActgataaatatcaattacatTTACATGAATCTTGTGTACTGAGTTTGAAATTTGCGAGCTGTGGCAAGTGGTTCGTATCAACGGGTAAAGACAATTTGTTGAACGCCTGGAGAACTCCTTATGGTGCATCCATTTTCCag tcAAAAGAATCATCATCAGTGTTAAGTTGTGACATTTCAACAGATGACAAATATATTGTTACTGGATCTGGCGATAAAAAGGCGACAGTATATGAAGTGATATATTAA
- the LOC103578344 gene encoding uncharacterized protein LOC103578344 yields MFSDSVEDLLEELTRVMLDASELNDPDSDSESEMTIEVSREDPEDLIDPPESPRELPQMLDASTQTPAVTVPIKFAAPSKTKYTKPPRVPAVKHMTSSSVTGKQKVTDEADQSQDSTHTTTGRGRSTSRPWLASSSPGPPAVNKTKGSTGLVDTSTSTAEKRQGATGKRQRQSSPQPCAKRQRRSRKSYRPLSPHLQPLCWNCHREDHRYSDCPEKIELGLATFCRRCRRRGVTLAECPTCRDQWERQGQHCPSAGRCVPREEFKWDYREKASENFHQREP; encoded by the coding sequence ATGTTTTCCGATAGCGTAGAAGACCTTCTGGAAGAGTTAACGAGGGTGATGCTCGATGCATCGGAGCTTAACGACCCAGATTCCGATTCGGAGTCCGAGATGACTATCGAGGTCTCAAGGGAGGATCCTGAAGATCTGATAGATCCACCAGAGTCTCCGAGAGAGTTACCACAGATGTTAGACGCGAGCACACAGACCCCTGCAGTCACAGTACCAATAAAGTTTGCTGCACCTAGTAAGACGAAATATACCAAACCACCCAGAGTCCCTGCCGTAAAGCATATGACTTCATCCTCAGTGACGGGGAAACAGAAGGTGACTGATGAAGCTGACCAGAGTCAAGACTCAACTCACACGACGACCGGAAGAGGTCGATCGACCAGTCGACCATGGTTAGCATCATCATCCCCAGGCCCACCAGCAGTCAACAAGACCAAGGGTTCCACTGGTCTAGTGGACACATCTACGTCAACTGCCGAGAAACGGCAAGGTGCGACAGGCAAGAGGCAGCGTCAATCTTCTCCTCAGCCTTGTGCGAAAAGACAGAGGCGGTCTCGCAAGAGCTACCGTCCACTATCCCCACACTTGCAGCCGCTGTGTTGGAACTGCCACCGAGAAGACCACCGCTACTCAGACTGTCCCGAGAAGATCGAGCTGGGCCTCGCTACGTTCTGCCGACGATGCAGACGAAGGGGTGTTACCCTAGCTGAGTGCCCTACCTGCAGGGACCAGTGGGAGCGTCAAGGACAACATTGTCCCAGCGCTGGACGTTGTGTACCAAGAGAAGAGTTCAAATGGGATTACCGAGAAAAAGCCTCGGAAAATTTCCACCAAAGAGAGCCATGA